In bacterium, the genomic window AGAAACGCGCTGGCATCGGCAACGACGTCCATGGCTTATTGTACAACTCGTCAAGCGAGTTGTCAACGTGAGAATGCGGGGACTGCGACCAGGCGGGGTCGCGAGGCTAGTCCACCTCCCCACGGCATTCAAGATTGAAGATTCCAGATTGTAGATTCGGGATGAGGACCCTATTTCTGTTGATAAACACTCCCTTTGCAGACGAAAGTCGGATGCACTCGGATGTAGCCACGGATGCGTCGCAATACGGCGGTCGGGCGGTTGACGCGACTAGCCACCTCTCGGAGTCGACCGTGCAAGGACTCGAGGACACCGTCAGTCGTTGGCAGCCGCAACTCGGGATGGTCCAGATAGGTGCGGTATAGCTTTTCATCCCTAAGGAACTCTCGGGCGATGCCAGCGACTCCAGGCCGACAGCACGGATCGGCGATGAGTTGACCTATCAGAGCTGTCTTCTGTAACACCCGACGCTCGCTTGTTGTCTTGAGCACCACCTTCACCGCCCGGTAGATTCTCGCGCTGATTCTGTGGCCGGGGAGCTTTTTCTTACGCTTCCCGAGTCGGTTGTATAGCCGCGTGAGAATGTGGAAATGACAGCGCTGGTGCAGCCACTGGTGCTCCCGGACAATTGCCTTGCTGCCTTGGAATCCATCGGAAACAAGCGCTCTGATATGCTCGTGAATGTGCTCCGGGATAGTGCTGAAGGCCAAACGCCAACCCTCGGCGCTTTCCTTACCCTGGATGAGAAGCGGATCCAGGAAGAAAACGGAGTCACCCGTAGCAGGTTTCACGGCCATGTTATAGAGCACCCAAAGCTTGCGCCTGAAGACAAACCAAAGCCCATCGGCCAGTAGTGCAAGATCCCCGTCCAAGATAGTCTGCGGCGCAGGTCGCCGATTGAGTCGGTCAAGTGCCGCGCGATGTCTCTTGCGGACAACCCTGGCTGAGCAACCAAAGGCCGTTGCGAGCATGCTCGTCGGCTGTTTCTTGTCGAGTATTCTGCGTGGCAAATCACGGGTAGCCGTGCGGAGTTTGGGACCGCGACGTCTGGGTCTTACTGACCAGGTGCGTCCGCACTTGCTGCAGCGTCTCCTACGTCCACCAAACCGTACCCCATGCGCCTGACAATAGGGGCACTTCGGATATCTTGTAGACATACATGCGAAGTGTCCCTCAAAATCGAGGCTAACGCACCGAGATTCAACAAGAAAGCCGTCCTGTCATACACAGAAATAGGGTCCTCATCCCGTAGATTCCAGATTCTAGATTAGCCCGGGCAACCCACTTCCGATTCGAGATTGACGCGGCCAAGCGCGGGTTCCTCTTCAGGAGTCTGCGCTGTTGCCTACGATCTTCCGCTTCTTACTCCCAACGGCCATCCCACGCGGTTCACTTAAATGAACCCGTCCTCAGTTTCCATCTTCCAGCTTCTGATTCCGCAGTACCGGTCCTTCTTTCTCAATCCTCATTTCCCATTCCTTTGTCCTCATCCCTCATTCCTCAGTCCTCAAACCCTAATCCATAGTCCCTAATCCCTAGCCCCTCGTCCCCAATCCCCACTGCCCATCCCCCGCGGTTCATAGAAATGAACCGCGTGACATTGCTGCAACACCTCCGGTCCGCATCAATGTGTCTTCCAGGTGATGACCACCGTTGACCGCACCTCGCGGTTCACTAAAATGAACCCGAGGTCATCATGAAACTGCTATCGATTCGCAAGCGTAAGCCGGATTCGAGCAAGTTGTTTGTCGCGTCGCTGGAACAGGCGGTGCTGGCGTTTCTGATCAAGGACCCTGAGCGCAGCTACTACAGCGTGGAACTCTCGGACGACGCCGGTCTGTCACGCGGCGGAGTCAACCAGGCGCTTCACACGCTGGTCGAGGTCGGACTGGTAGTCCTGACTGAGGAACGCGGGCCAAGGCGGTTCTACCGCGCCAACCTCGCCGATCCAAGGATGCAGGCCTTCAAGGCACTGTTGGAGGCCGTGTCTGCAGCCAGCCGCCGCTAGAACTGCAGAGCAAAGTCACGCGGTTCATTTAGATGAACCGCGGATCCTCGGCGACACAACAGTCGATTCCTGACGTAACGCTGCCGCAGCAGCGAGATAGCAGTAAGCAGTGAGCAGCTAGGCGCGGGCAACCCATTTCCGATTCGAGATTGACGCGGCCGGAGGACGCGAACTATCAGTTCCCGGGTCCAAGCTCATGGTTCCCAGTTCCTAGTCCCTCGTCCCCAGTCCTTGGTTCCTCGTTCTTCGTCCCCGGTCCTTCATCCTCAATCCTCAGTCCTCAAACCCTAGTCCCTAATCCCTGCCCCCTAGCCCCTCGTCCCTACTCCTCGCTGCCACCCACGCGGTTGAGCCGTCGGACGGCACCTGCCTGCAGTTCACCCCAAACCCCGCACCTCAGGGGTTCCACCCCTAAGGCGGTGTACGCGACTTCCTTTGGTCGTCGCACGTGCACCTGTGACCCCTTGGGGTGAACTGGCAGAGCACCATGAACTCGGCCGGGCGATTGGCTACGAGCAGTCGGTCAGCCACACTGCCCGACAGAGGCCGCTGAGGCCAACGCAGGTGCGGCGTGGCCGCGAGGTTGCGGTCTAGCCCAGTTGAAAGAGCCGACGGAGGCGCAGTCGGATATCCGCGAGCCGCGATTCGGTGAGCCAGCCAAGCTCGCGGAGCACGGTCGAGCCGGCGATAGTCATCAGGCGGTGCAGGCAAATGGTGGACGGAACGCGCAGTCCGGTCCGGCCGAAGTCCGGGTCTT contains:
- a CDS encoding transposase, producing MAVKPATGDSVFFLDPLLIQGKESAEGWRLAFSTIPEHIHEHIRALVSDGFQGSKAIVREHQWLHQRCHFHILTRLYNRLGKRKKKLPGHRISARIYRAVKVVLKTTSERRVLQKTALIGQLIADPCCRPGVAGIAREFLRDEKLYRTYLDHPELRLPTTDGVLESLHGRLREVASRVNRPTAVLRRIRGYIRVHPTFVCKGSVYQQK
- a CDS encoding helix-turn-helix domain-containing protein, with translation MKLLSIRKRKPDSSKLFVASLEQAVLAFLIKDPERSYYSVELSDDAGLSRGGVNQALHTLVEVGLVVLTEERGPRRFYRANLADPRMQAFKALLEAVSAASRR